A single genomic interval of Arachis duranensis cultivar V14167 chromosome 7, aradu.V14167.gnm2.J7QH, whole genome shotgun sequence harbors:
- the LOC107459761 gene encoding sodium/calcium exchanger NCL (The sequence of the model RefSeq protein was modified relative to this genomic sequence to represent the inferred CDS: added 5 bases not found in genome assembly) — MAPSLTSRHVLLPLTVLVILCAHAHAVRFFSHSLPSSDLLSDGLPEPSSSDEKGSLIRLPTASSFRFLRAAESKCEQTYGFLPCTTTVLGNLFLIIVYGFLMYTAATYLSSGSELLLEILGPGIVGGLFLPILGALPDAMLILVSGLSGSKETAQDQVSVGMGLLAGSTVLLLTIIWGTCVIVGKCDLVNSVALDSVDTRGYSLTGSGVSTDIWTSYAARIMIISVLPFLIVQLPQLLHSSSGRHLAVLIALIVSLLLLASYCFYQVFQPWIQRRKLEYVRHKHVILGLLRHLKQRALGRLLKENGEPDREIIRKLFTTIDENSDGNLTHGELRALVVGIQFEEVDLDHDDAVKRIMNDFDTSRNELVDEEEFVNGVCRWLDRARGSRPASGDAGPHTVKFLSNFHNETKREHDLLDVSGQNEEVSEGVEKSKWTTVKALLFLLLGTVIAAAFADPLVDAVDNFSDATSIPAFFISFIALPLATNSSEAVSAIIFASRDKRQTASLTFSEIYGAVTMNNVLCLSVFLALVYVRGLTWDFSSEVLVILVVCIVMGVLGSFRTCFPLWTAIIAILLYPFTLALVYVLDYVFGWS; from the exons ATGGCTCCATCTCTCACTTCCCGCCACGTCTTGCTCCCCCTCACCGTCCTCGTCATCCTCTGCGCTCACGCCCACGCTGTTCGCTTCTTCTCGCACTCTTTACCTT GATCTGCTTTCTGATGGTCTTCCAGAACCTTCTTCTTCTGATGAGAAGGGGAGCCTCATTCGGCTTCCGACAGCGTCATCATTCAGGTTCCTGCGTGCTGCTGAGTCCAAGTGCGAGCAGACGTACGGGTTCTTACCGTGCACCACCACGGTGCTTGGGAACTTGTTCTTGATCATAGTTTATGGCTTCCTTATGTACACCGCTGCTACCTACTTGTCCTCTGGGAGTGAGCTCTTGCTTGAGATCTTGGGCCCTGGAATCGTTGGTGGCTTGTTCCTTCCAATTCTTGGTGCTTTACCTGATGCCATGCTCATTCTCG TGTCTGGGCTTTCAGGTAGTAAAGAAACTGCTCAAGACCAGGTCTCTGTTGGAATGGGCCTGCTAGCTGGGTCAACTGTGCTGCTTCTGACTATAATATGGGGTACCTGCGTAATTGTCGGCAAGTGTGATCTGGTGAATTCAGTTGCATTGGATTCAGTAGACACGCGGGGATACAGTTTAACTG GTTCTGGTGTTAGTACCGACATTTGGACCAGTTACGCAGCAAGGATTATGATTATATCTGTACTTCCGTTTTTGATTGTTCAATTACCACAACTTCTCCATTCATCATCAGGAAGGCACTTGGCTGTTTTGATTGCTCTTATTGTCTCGTTGTTGTTACTAGCTTCTTATTGCTTTTATCAG GTTTTCCAACCTTGGATACAGAGGAGGAAACTTGAATATGTTAGGCACAAGCATGTTATTCTAGGACTTTTGAGACATTTGAAGCAGCGTGCATTGGGAAGGCTGCTCAAAGAAAACGGTGAACCGGACAGAGAAATTATTAGAAA GTTGTTTACAACAATCGATGAAAACAGTGATGGGAATCTTACTCATGGTGAATTGAGGGCACTAGTTGTTGGAATTCAATTTGAGGAAGTTGACCTGGATCATGATGATGCCGTAAAAAGAATAATGAATGACTTTGATACTTCACGCAATGAACTTGtagatgaagaagaatttgTTAATGGCGTCTGTAGATGGCTTGACAGAGCCAGGGGTTCTCGACCTGCGTCTGGTGATGCTGGCCCCCACACAGTGAAATTTTTAAGCAATTTTCACAAT GAAACAAAGAGGGAACATGATCTCCTGGATGTGAGTGGTCAAAATGAAGAAGTTTCTGAAGGTGTTGAGAAATCAAAATGGACTACAGTCAAGGCATTGCTGTTTTTACTACTGGGAACTGTTATCGCTGCTGCATTCGCTGATCCTCTGGTTGATGCAGTCGACAACTTTTCTGATGCTACAAGTATTCctgctttcttcatttcttttattgctCTGCCTTTGGCAACCAATTCAAGCGAAGCAGTTTCGGCAATTATTTTCGCTAGTCGTGATAAGAGACAAACTGCCTCATTAACATTTTCAGAG ATATATGGTGCAGTGACAATGAACAATGTGCTATGCCTATCAGTTTTCTTAGCATTGGTCTATGTAAGAGGATTGACATGGGATTTCTCTTCAGAAGTTTTGGTGATTCTTGTTGTTTGCATTGTGATGGGTGTACTTGGCAGCTTCCGTACATGCTTCCCTCTATGGACAGCCATAATAGCTATCCTCCTTTACCCTTTCACCCTGGCATTAGTCTATGTTCTTGATTATGTCTTTGGTTGGTCATAG